The proteins below come from a single Jaculus jaculus isolate mJacJac1 chromosome 12, mJacJac1.mat.Y.cur, whole genome shotgun sequence genomic window:
- the Tbc1d10b gene encoding TBC1 domain family member 10B, whose translation METGPAPLVAPPRRHGAPAAPSPPPRGSRAGPVVVVAPGPPVTTATSAPVTRVAPGEAQPAWLPEPAPSSATAATGSTGGVHTLEASPDAPKTQAPPGPQTPVRAAAAAAAETETAGASGTEPLKTEAARTSPVPGPGTPTGTPTRTPSRTAPGALTAKPPLAPKPGTTVASGVTARGTAGQVMISGNGAARATSASTGQALEDPSGPVTRPPETCEAPVAVVTVTPAPEPAENFQDLGSTSSLGPGISGPRGQAPDTLSYLDSVSLMSGTLESLADDVSSLGSDSEINGVVLRKTDKYGFLGGSQYSGSLESSIPVDVARQRELKWLEMFNNWDKWLSRRFQKVKLRCRKGIPSSLRAKAWQYLSNSKEFLEQNPGKFEELERAPGDPKWLDVIEKDLHRQFPFHEMFAARGGHGQQDLYRILKAYTIYRPDEGYCQAQAPVAAVLLMHMPAEQAFWCLVQICDKYLPGYYSAGLEAIQLDGEIFFALLRRICPLAHRHLRRQRIDPVLYMTEWFMCIFARTLPWASVLRVWDMFFCEGVKIIFRVALVLLRHALGSVEKLRSCQGMYETMEQLRNLPQQCMQEDFLVHEVTSLPVTEALIERENAAQLKKWRETRGELQYRPSRRLHGSRAIHEERRRQQPPLGPSSSLLSLPGLKSRGSRAAGGAPSPPPSARRASAGPVPGAVVTAEGLHPSLPSPTGNSTPLGSSKEMRRQEKERQKQEKEQEKERQKQEKEQEKERQKQEKERQRQEKERQKWEKEQEKEQQKQEKKGQGRKLSLRRKADGPPVPQDGDRPSATEARQDAYF comes from the exons ATGGAGACGGGCCCAGCGCCCCTGGTGGCCCCGCCGCGCCGCCACGGCGCCCCCGCGGCTCCTTCGCCACCGCCCCGGGGTTCGCGAGCCGGGCCCGTCGTAGTGGTGGCTCCTGGACCTCCAGTGACTACGGCCACTTCGGCCCCCGTCACTCGGGTGGCCCCCGGGGAGGCGCAGCCCGCCTGGCTCCCGGAGCCGGCCCCGAGCTCGGCCACCGCGGCCACGGGCAGCACAGGGGGAGTGCACACTTTGGAGGCTTCACCTGATGCTCCGAAGACGCAGGCCCCCCCGGGCCCACAGACCCCCGTGcgggccgcggcggcggcggcggcagaaACCGAGACGGCGGGGGCTTCAGGGACAGAGCCTCTGAAAACGGAGGCGGCTCGAACCTCGCCAGTTCCAGGACCAGGGACTCCCACCGGGACCCCCACCAGAACCCCTTCCAGAACAGCACCTGGAGCCCTGACTGCCAAACCCCCGCTTGCCCCCAAGCCGGGAACCACAGTGGCTTCAGGAGTGACTGCGCGGGGTACCGCAGGACAGGTGATGATCAGTGGAAATGGAGCTGCTAGAGCAACATCAGCATCGACGGGGCAGGCTCTTGAGGACCCCTCAGGGCCTGTCACACGCCCTCCAGAGACATGTGAGGCTCCGGTAGCTGTGGTGACTGTGACCCCAGCTCCCGAGCCTGCTGAAAACTTTCAAGACCTGGGCTCCACCTCCAGCCTGGGACCTGGCATCTCTGGGCCTCGCGGGCAGGCCCCGGACACCCTGAGCTACTTGGACTCCGTGAGCCTTATGTCCGGGACCTTGGAGTCCTTGGCGGATGATGTGAGTTCCTTGGGTTCAGACTCGGAGATAAATGGTGTGGTCCTACGCAAGACGGACAAGTACGGTTTCCTTGGGGGCAGCCAGTACTCCGGCAGCCT AGAGAGCTCTATTCCTGTGGATGTGGCTCGGCAGCGGGAGCTCAAATGGCTGGAGATGTTCAATAACTGGGATAAGTGGCTGTCACGGCGTTTCCAGAAG GTGAAGCTGCGCTGCCGGAAGGGGATCCCCTCCTCCCTCAGAGCCAAGGCCTGGCAATACCTGTCTAATAGCAAGGAATTCCTGGAGCAGAACCCTGGCAAGTTTGAG GAGCTGGAACGGGCCCCTGGGGACCCTAAGTGGCTGGATGTGATTGAGAAGGACCTGCACCGTCAGTTCCCTttccatgagatgtttgctgcTCGAGGGGGCCATGG GCAACAAGACCTGTATCGAATCCTGAAGGCCTACACTATCTACCGGCCTGACGAGGGCTACTGTCAGGCCCAGGCCCCAGTGGCTGCAGTGCTGCTCATGCACATGCCTGCTGAG CAAGCCTTTTGGTGCCTGGTTCAGATCTGTGACAAGTACCTCCCAGGTTACTACAGTGCAGGGCTG GAGGCCATTCAACTGGATGGAGAGATATTTTTTGCGCTCTTGCGCCGGATCTGTCCACTGGCACATCGGCATCTGCGGCGGCAGCGCATTGACCCTGTGCTCTACATGACAGAATGGTTCATGTGCATCTTTGCCCGAACCCTGCCCTGGGCGTCAGTGCTGCGTGTCTGGGACATGTTTTTCTGTGAAG GTGTTAAGATCATCTTCCGGGTGGCCCTGGTTTTGCTGCGGCACGCATTGGGCTCCGTGGAGAAGCTGCGCTCCTGTCAAGGCATGTATGAGACCATGGAACAGCTGCGCAACCTGCCACAGCAGTGCATGCAGGAGGATTTCCTGGTACACGAG GTAACCAGCCTCCCAGTGACAGAagcactgattgagagggagaatgcAGCCCAGCTGAAGAAGTGGCGGGAAACTCGGGGAGAGCTGCAGTATCGACCCTCACGGCGACTGCATGGCTCCCGTGCCATCCATGAGGAGCGCAGGCGGCAGCAACCACCTCTGGGCCCTTCCTCCAGCCTCCTGAGCCTTCCTGGCCTTAAGAGCAGGGGCTCCCGGGCTGCTGGAGGGGCTCCTTCTCCACCCCCTTCTGCCCGCAGGGCTAGTGCTGGGCCTGTCCCTGGGGCTGTGGTCACTGCTGAGGGACTGCACCCATCCCTGCCCTCACCCACTGGCAACAGTACTCCCCTGGGCTCCAGCAAGGAGATGCGGCGGCAGGAGAAGGAgcggcagaaacaggagaaggaaCAGGAGAAGGAgcggcagaaacaggagaaggagcaggagaaggagcggcagaaacaggagaaggaacgacagaggcaggagaaggagCGGCAGAAGTGggaaaaagagcaagagaaagagcagcagaagcaggagaagaaGGGTCAAGGCCGAAAGCTTTCCCTGCGTCGAAAAGCAGATGGGCCCCCAGTGCCCCAGGATGGGGACAGGCCATCAGCAACGGAGGCCCGGCAGGATGCTTACTTTTGA
- the Mylpf gene encoding myosin regulatory light chain 2, skeletal muscle isoform: MAPKKAKRRAGAEGSSNVFSMFDQTQIQEFKEAFTVIDQNRDGIIDKEDLRDTFAAMGRLNVKNEELDAMMKEASGPINFTVFLTMFGEKLKGADPEDVITGAFKVLDPEGKGTIKKQFLEELLTTQCDRFSQEEIKNMWAAFPPDVGGNVDYKNICYVITHGDAKDQE, encoded by the exons ATG GCACCCAAAAAGGCCAAGAGGAGGGCAGGAGCAGAGGGCAGCTCCAATGTCTTCTCCATGTTTGACCAGACTCAGATCCAGGAGTTCAAAGAG GCGTTTACTGTAATTGACCAGAACCGAGATGGCATTATTGACAAGGAGGACCTTCGGGACACCTTTGCAGCCATGG GGCGCCTCAATGTGAAGAATGAGGAGCTTGATGCCATGATGAAGGAAGCCAGTGGTCCCATCAACTTCACTGTCTTCCTGACCATGTTTGGGGAAAAGCTCAAGG GTGCCGACCCTGAGGATGTGATCACCGGAGCCTTCAAGGTCCTGGACCCTGAGGGGAAGGGCACCATCAAGAAGCAGTT CTTGGAGGAGCTGCTTACCACACAGTGTGACCGCTTCTCCCAGGAGGAG ATCAAGAACATGTGGGCAGCCTTTCCCCCAGATGTGGGCGGCAACGTAGACTACAAGAACATCTGCTACGTCATCACGCACGGTGACGCCAAGGACCAGGAGTAG